A region of the Vicia villosa cultivar HV-30 ecotype Madison, WI unplaced genomic scaffold, Vvil1.0 ctg.000666F_1_1, whole genome shotgun sequence genome:
atgtaacaacgatttatactccactatggttgtcggATACTagttgacaaattggggaactgatcaccctcaatctattgttaatggtaaacgaaaatcgtgttggatgttatagatttgtcttgttgtcctAATAGTGTGGaaagatttttatatttttatcgtGAAGTTAGTCGCTCATCAGTTGGTGTAGCTTGGTAAGAGGAATCACTGAGTAagaattagatgagattaacaatcggtgtggtacgttttatgcaagCCAGTGCcgcaaagtgaaagattggaaatatcaagtgaacaacgatgtgaggatgagtattgaGGAAAGTCTGTATTGGATTGAGAATTGTGAACCATATAAGTTGacagaatatttttttttttgaggatagtgATTTAAAAGAGAATTATCTGAGTTGAGCAGCAGAAGCTTATGTGACACGGTTATTGTAAGACTTGAGGGAGTATGAAACTATATGCCAAAAGTCGGTAAAGATGAGTTATTTTGATGTTTGAATTGATGGActgtttgaataagtgtgatacGCCAGGAATACTCcattgagtcgttgattattgcaaaactggtaagaactataatgtgtttgtgttcatgagaatcgttgttgtgacgaagaggtagtgatcgaagtgttaccaagcgcTATTGGGAGATTTGAGatttggatacgaggtttgtgtttggatggtgttgagagaattttcgaggacgaaaatattataagtgggggagagttgtaacaccccgaatttaattaaattggttaattaaattattgaaggatttaaatatttgatttagtcgaatttggattatcggtgttatttaagggcgtatttggaattatataaatttaagtcggatagtcggaaaacaatattaagaataatattatttataagtcggaattattatattgaaggaattattattataagtgatataattaattatttgagttatatctcttattgggcctaattaaattgtgaagaataataaaaaggaagtgaaagactaagcccaattgcaattgataaattagggttttagagaatgaGAAGTTTAGTTTGTCATTTTGGAGAGAACAAAGTTTGAAGAGAATGAGGCAAGCCAAGAGGAACAAGCTTAGAGATGCAATTGGAGACTCATtaagttgcttccattgataaggtaagggtggggttctcttcctataatggggcttatgaaatcttgtatgttggggattagaGATTTAGATTATTGCTCTTGCTTGTGTTAATCGTTGCTGTTTGTGTTAAtaacatgatgttgttgttgtttgttactATTCGTGTAAATAAATAATGTCTTATGTTGATTCTATGTGTGTATCTGTTTGCGATTACCCTGTAAATATACTTGATGCTTTATGTGGGTTCTGTGAGTGTTGGAAGCTGGAGATGCCATGACAGTCGGCAAAGCTAGGACAACTGGCATACGTGTGGGCAATGAACCTATTGCCGAGAGGCACCCATTCATGCTCATTTTCCATTTTCCTATTTCATCGTGCTGTGACATTGTCTACTTCTATTTCAAACTATGTTCTATTATTTACTCATGTTTCACACAGTTGCCTAAATATATATGCATATGTAATGGAAACATATATTATGAAATGGTTAATAAATAGATTAAGAAATGAAATATAGATAATGAAAtgagatgatatatatatattagaaacagTAGGAATTATAGAATCTAACTATTCTAAAatgtcccgtttgatcgaaatagtcgaattaagcggtataattagttgtccgaaatttgatgaaaattcgcgtggtagctaagtttaattagtagattaacgtggtggtgttattttgttgaaattgtgatattttattaatcgaccgaaattgtgtttgattcaaatattctttataaataaattataataatttaatagaattatcaatagagttgtcaatagagttgttagagttgacaataagttgtcagagttgttttggattattaagagtcatacttttatttgtttagcgtgattttgacatgtttagagttgttagtgtatgatgtcggtgtttgtttttttgttgaaactttaacaattcatatcttttgaaccgtaactccgtttgagtctccgttcgaggcattagaaagctagcgcgatattcttttaataaaaatggtcttgagcaatagaatgctagaaaattggaaatggagtagaaatagaagtgaattaaattaatatagtgtgattattaatcggttgattaaattaatagttgaattaatttcaatgtgtttaattgataagaatacaatttggaattagatcaactatttggtttgtcggtaaattacgatattttgagaatttatccgtaattgtgttttgacttgaatatgtatgttgagaaatatatattattatgtcaatgatgttgttttgatattgattctctgtgggtagttggatagcattaattttaatgattaattgcttgattttaaatgtgtatgttcatatataattggcaaaatgagaattaacatgagatagtatggttactagtgttaattggattttgtgaatcgtaattgattaattggccttttatatgtgaatgatatgtatgtgttgtgaatgttgtgtacaattggtggataattcatcgagttgaattattgtgatatgctaaatattaagatggtagagatgatcttaattgcatatgtttgtcaacattgtacatgcattcatgtcatggtgtgccttgaaacaaaggtggtttgctttgaaacaaaagcggggcttgaattctagagtgaattcggaaagcggtaaactatatgtttacatttggtggctttgatcttgtccggatctgaagcgtggctagattctatatgaatcggaagcggtggaactttgggtccacattgggtaccacatgcatagagtcacatgtcttgcattgagtcacattgaggttaaatgatgtttgaatatatgcatttatgtgattgtcatgtgtacatgagatgtgataattgaaattggtgatgttttgatatataattggttaaacatgtgaatatgtgataatgatggattgtgtatatatttgggataatagtattgaatcttttgagtattatactattgaattttgtgcttcctcgaatatgtgaaatttattagatgatactatttacatgattatgacttgttgtgtgatgaaaagtatgtgagattaatgaactgtagaagtatgatgtgtatagtagctattgatacttgtgatgtgatgattttatatgtctgaatcctagcatgcaatttatcatatgcccacttatatgatttgatatctcacccttttctcttgtttcgccgttgcctttatattggcaacgtgcaggtattcaagtatggagatttagttgccgttactcgagtcagttgtcgctctgatacgtagcattctggggggaacgatttatattatatttgatgttgctatttaattgtttcattttggttggacaaaatgttaagttaactgaagatattttattgaatacattcttaagtgattccgctgtgttttaataaaataagttattctatttcaaaggtgctatgtatccgcttatgcgacgaggtgatttgttttgtttaattatgtgacgcctcatttgtttattgagaaattttgaaaactctgatttttttttatataatttccgggtagaaatggggtgttacaaaaaccgcccaaaccgcactgcGGACACCCCTACATTTGATTTGTTGCAACAAAATGTTGGAGCTTTGGAGTGGAAAGTGATATTGGTGAAGTATGATTTTTTAGAGTGGTGAGagtgagtgttgaagaagaaatgtGACAATGGGGAagtgatcatgctggttcaaactatatcagatgttttcgtaggtacatctacggaatatTCTGGCGCTTAGtcattccgtagatgtacctaccgAATAATCCCTGAACTAAATTTATTTGTAGTTTTTGCCAACTTACACTAGTATAAAATGCTTCCATAGATACACCTacgaaaaaaactaaattttaaaaaagaagaagatgcttctgaaTATGCATCTATAAAATCAGGGGGGGCACAATTAGAATTTCATTAGGTACGTAGGAGATCTAAGAACTCAAATGAGATATTCTCATAACTTTATGCTATTGATTAACATTACTAGTAACAATAATGCAAGGCCAGAACCTACCCTAGGGTTAGGCAAGAAAGCCCACCTATAGcctcaaatttatttatttatttgataaattataattgCTTTATAGAACAAAATgtcaataaaatttaaattactttTGTTAACAATTAAACAATAATATCCATTTAGAATGTGTATTACTTAATCTAAAATTTACTTTATAGATAATAAAGTCTTAATATCTATTACATAATTAGAAATATggtatttaatattttctttttaggaattttggtaaaaatctttttatatgatttttccaaaatatGAAAAGAACACTTAAATTTTGGTAATAAAatgatttttccaaaataattttttaaaaataattttttatctatAAAACTCATGCaacttaaataaatatatattagttttattgaattattattttgttaaaaagttttagttttatattttaacTCAAAATGTCAAGATGTGATGGGTCGACCCTGTacaagaatatatatatttaaaaaaaagatcattttaaaaattattgaattatcaatataatttgttatttataagttcattaaataattaatatatatatgatagtttttaaatttaataaataactgatgtatttataaattgaatatattaattatttgatgaatttaaaatgaaaaattaaatttataatcaaaatttgaaaaaaaatatggtgacgtgttatatatttatatgtattaTCTTCTATCAGTGTcagttaaaaattatgttatcaactatttactttttttaattttatatattatatactattaATTTTTACCAAAAAGATTCATAATCTTAATTATTTTCAATGTAAAGTGGAGATATAGTTGAATCTCACAACAAATTTCATAATGTTACGGTTGAAAGAGAGAGAAACattgaaacaaaaaagagaaatAGATGGGGCAGTAGAATTTATGCTAAATTTTCTAATGTTACGGTTGAAAGAGAGAGAAACGTTGAAATTACAAAAAAGAGAAATAGAGGGGGCATTAGAATTTATATctaatttaaaagaataaaaactcactttaaaagcaaaaaaaaaaaaaaaactcactttAAAAGGTCagaaaaaatacaagaaaaagaaagtgcTAAAAGAGACACAAAGAAAAGAGGCAAAGAAGAATTTCAGGTGAGTAGAGTTCTCTTTTGTCTTATGTAAATTTACTTTGTCACAATGTACtactttgtttattttgtttcacGGTTTATAACATAGAGTCTCACGATTTTTCATGAATAAATTATGGTAAAAATGACTTCCATAAATATTGGTAAACTTCAATGcatctgaagatgaagagattttaaCTGAGTAACGTGAATGTTTTATGTCATGTGCAGAAAACTCACGAGCATTCATTGAATTTTATATGCTGGGATAAAGATGGTTGTGCAAAACTCTCTACAACTAACAACAAGTGCTTCTGCGGCTTATGATGATGATGGACGTCCCAAAAGGACTGGTAAAATTTTCTATAATACTCAAACTCTATCATCTATGTAACACTATCTGAGATTAACAACATAGCTTGAATTGGAATACTGAAGTTTTATGCTCGTGCCATAAATTTTGCAGGAAATCTGAAAAGTGCTGTGGCTCACATCATCACAGCTGTTATTGGCTCTGGTGTTTTGTCGTTGGCATGGAGTATTGCTCAATTAGGATGGATTGGAGGACCAATTGCCTTGCTTTCTTGTGCAATAGCTACCTATATTTCTTCAAACATTTTGTCTGATTGTTACAGAAGTCCTGACCCTGTAACTGGGAAAAGAAACTACTCTTACATCGATGCTGTTAGAGTCAATCTTGGTAAGAACACATTCAACTCTTTACTATGTGCTTGTGCAATCACTATAGACAACATAGATACACTTTTCATGAACTACCTTAACAGTTATAACTTCAATTTGAGTTTAATGTTGGTTCAGGTACGAAAAGAACATACGTTGCTGGTTTCCTTCAATTCTTGAGCTTGTATGTAACTAGTGTTGCATATGTAATTACCACAGCAACCAGTTTGAGGTACTTCTTCGACACTTACCGTATTTACTCTTATTTTTCTTTCCAACAAGCCAATGATACatgtttattttactaattaataaTACAGGGCTATTCTGAGATCAAATTGTTATCACAAGGAAGGACACAACGCTCCTTGTAGTTATGGTGGTAACTTATATATGGTGTTGTTTGGACTTGTTCAGATTGGAATGTCATTCATACCGGATCTCCATAACATGACTTGGGTTTCAGTTATTGCCGCAATAATGTCATTTTCATATTCATTCATTGGACTAGGACTTGGCATATCAACAGTCATACGTAAGGCTCAATTTCTGTCAATTTAAGATTATGTAATATTTATTTGTTACCTTAAACCTCTTGATTCATATTTGCAGAAAATGGAAGAATTATGGGAAGTTTGACAGGAGTACAAACTGCTAATGTTGCTGACAAAATCTGGGTAATCTTCCAGGCAATTGGGGACATTAGCTTTTCCTATCCATACCCAATGCTCCTTCTTGAGATACAGGTACCTTCAACATTTCATATTCAAATTCGATGAGTAAAGGGTGATTTTTTTATGTATGcatattaaacaaaattattgaatTTTGCTGAGAACAGGACACTTTAGAGTCTCCTCCAGCCGAGAACCAAACCATGAAAAAGGCCTCCGTGACTTCAATCAGCATAACAACATTCTTCTACCTATGTTGTGGATGCTTTGGATATGCAGCTTTTGGAAATGCTGCACCAGGAAATCTATTGACAGGGTTTGGATTTTACGAGCCTTTCTGGCTTATTGACATTGCCAATGTTTGTATTATCGTTCATTTGGTTGGAGGATATCAGGTACTACTCTTACCAATCAATTTTAGTTCATACTTCATACTAAACCATTCACACTTTTCAATAATTTCATTTGTATGGTCTTTTCAACAGATATTCAGTCAACCAATATATAATGCTGCTGATAGATGGTGTTCAAAAAAGTTTTCCAACAGTGTCTTTGTGAATGATTTCCACAGAGTGAAACTTCCTCTATTACCCGCTTTTGAGATAAATCCTTTTAGATTTTGTTTCAGAACAACCTATGTGATTTCAACCACTGGACTTGCAATCTTATTTCCTTACTTCAACCAAGTTCTTGGAGTATTAGGAGGCATCAATTTCTGGCCATTGGCTATATATTTCCCAGTTGAAATGTACTTTGTACAGAAGAAAATTGGAGCTTGGACTAAAAGATGGATTGTTTTGAGAATATTTAGTTTTGCTTGTTTTCTTGTCACAATGATGGGATTTATTGGATCATTTGAAGGAATCGTACGTGAGAAACTC
Encoded here:
- the LOC131630298 gene encoding probable amino acid permease 7, which encodes MVVQNSLQLTTSASAAYDDDGRPKRTGNLKSAVAHIITAVIGSGVLSLAWSIAQLGWIGGPIALLSCAIATYISSNILSDCYRSPDPVTGKRNYSYIDAVRVNLGTKRTYVAGFLQFLSLYVTSVAYVITTATSLRAILRSNCYHKEGHNAPCSYGGNLYMVLFGLVQIGMSFIPDLHNMTWVSVIAAIMSFSYSFIGLGLGISTVIQNGRIMGSLTGVQTANVADKIWVIFQAIGDISFSYPYPMLLLEIQDTLESPPAENQTMKKASVTSISITTFFYLCCGCFGYAAFGNAAPGNLLTGFGFYEPFWLIDIANVCIIVHLVGGYQIFSQPIYNAADRWCSKKFSNSVFVNDFHRVKLPLLPAFEINPFRFCFRTTYVISTTGLAILFPYFNQVLGVLGGINFWPLAIYFPVEMYFVQKKIGAWTKRWIVLRIFSFACFLVTMMGFIGSFEGIVREKLK